The Tachysurus fulvidraco isolate hzauxx_2018 chromosome 26, HZAU_PFXX_2.0, whole genome shotgun sequence genome segment ccaaactgaatatttattgaaaaattaactgcaactgttatgtaatgttcaacctttttcatatggaaacaaactttagttttgcttaaatacaggatttggaacaaccatagcttgatattacaaacacatatgaaattaaatttgaaataaaagacacataagtgatgttcatttcacaaactttgaccatacactttttgacaaactctctcATTAAAGGGCCAggcagattttgctgtctctgctgccacaataacgcTCGTCTTtagagcagcttcactttttgattttgctttcatgaacatagtctgccgggaaaccagactttttttcatctcctccaccttttggagcttctgctttacgtccaggtccttatacttctcataatgtttcgtttcatggtgtcttcttatgttatattcttgcGTTAGACActttagctccgttagcacacaagacgaACAgatctgtcctttatattcgtgaacagataatctgcctcccacctgtcttgaaagctcctattgtccatctttcgtttagccgttttttgtggagggtggaattaacttgctcgatgtgactgtagcatggttgttaacgactgtcaacagtgaatgaggggcgcttgctgttcgtgactacgcgtcaatacagtggcacggcattctgggatttgtactattagcggagcatgcggctagtcagctgtaatgcacatttgatatgatctcgcgggccaaatataaccgtgggccagagtttgacacccctgccgTAAAGCATTTAAACTTATGAATACTCCAAGAAATCTTTTCTGTCGTCTCTAAATGTCATGTTGGCAACTTTCATGGTCTTGCaggagcaatttttttttatggaattgCAGGTCTATTTATAACACCTTACTTGTTTCCTTGTAGTTTTTCTGGACATTCCTTTAGGGGCCACTTTGAGTGGGGGAAATCTCTCGAACACCTATAAAGCTGTCCAGTTGGATTTCCACTGGGGCAGCAGTAGCAGCCCTGGGTCTGAACACACCCTTGATGGAGACCAGTATCCCATGGAGGTACAGTCAAGATTCTCCTCAGCACACTGATTACTAAGattgtggtgttttttgttttgatttgttttgttttccaaatAAGGCATTATTTAGCAAGATGAATGCTGTTTATATGATAATATTAAATACCTGTTTAGACATGGTACAGTATTACACCGTACCTTCAACAGACATGTAAGACTTTCACtattaaatgttatgtttttggtcagtgttataggaaaataatcaatgatttTGTGTAGGAATTTACTACTCTGAGATGGATTGTTGTGTGGTTGTACATTAACAATAAAGGTGTATTACTCttgatgaatctctctctctctctatttcagcTGCACATCCTGCATATAAAGGACAAATACATTACAGTAGATGAAGCACTGAGTGACCCAACTGGACAAGCAATTTTAGGATTCTTCTTTGAGGTTTGCTTTTAAGAGTCTACTGTTATGTCAAACCAATTCACTGTAATTTGTATCTTGTTAAAGAGTCTTCATATTAAGCCATCATATAGGAAAAGCAACTGGAGGTAAAGGAGGAATGAACATTTTTCCTCAGTTTTGATGATCCACAATTTGAATTCTTACACATCTCTCCAAAATGTATCCAATGTGTACAATTGCATCATTTTCATTCTTATTAAAGCTTTTTGTGAGCCCTGTGGATGGGGAAGAGTCAACCAGATAACCACCACTCCCATTATGATCACTCCCAAGATTTGCACACTACATTTTTGTCATCATTTTCAGACTGATTTGACTTTACTTTCATGCAATGATGCCATTCACTGTCATTCATGCATTATGAGTACTTAGATCGTGAGTTAACAAGTGTGAACACTTTTTATCAGCTGCATCAAAATATTGAATCACACTCTATGAGCTATGAAAAGATTGGCTTTATTCCAAAACCTTGGAAGCACAATGCACCCACATTATAACAGAGCCACCAGTTTCTACTGTCACAGTTTCTACTGTTTTCTTTTGAATTTGTTTTcttatacataaaatatataatgtaatttttatgGCAGGAGTCAGCCACTGAAAACAAGGAGTATAGAGCCTTCATTGCAGCTCTAACTAATGTGCAAGATGCAGGTAGGCATTTCTCAATGTGATACATGCTTTTCTTGAAGCTTGCAATCTTATTGCCTCTTTGTGCTATCCTGTGCCCATGTTCAACAGTCGACAACCTCCAAATCATACAAATACGGGTCAAGAACGTTTGTTAATGTTTAAGGAGAGTGAGCAGACtagtttgagctgacaggaaggctccTGTAATTCATATAACCTCTCATTGTTGTTatagtgaagagaaaagcataAAGTCTCTCAGAAAGCAGGCTACACTGGAAATACTGGACAATTAAGATTGGGAAAAGATCAAGTAGTGCACTAAACCACTAATGCAACAGCCAAGTCACTGAGATCAGATTTTGTTCCTTAATTTTATGTtggatgtgaacattaacttaAGCCCTTGACCTATACAGTAgttgcatgattttatgattACTGCTCCCATATGACTGGCTGATTGGATAGTTACATGAATGGAAATGGATTTGAAGAAAGGGATTTGATTTCATATGACTTCACATGTAAATacttacatttcttttattcttttgtcTAGAAAGCCAGACAGATCTTGACATCTCCTTGAACAAACTGATCCTGTCTGAGACGAAGCTGAGGGACTACTATCGTTATGAAGGCTCTCAAACCATCCCGGGCTGTTCTGAGACAGCGATCTGGACCATGTTTAAGGAGCCTATTCCACTTAGCACAACTCAGGTGTGACTGATCTTTGACATTGTCAGAGGTTTTAAGAAGAGCTCACTGGTTGTATGGTACTGTAGTTTAAAAGAAccatgtatttgtgtatatatttgtctATTTCCATGTTCTTTTACAGCTTGCGGCCTTTTTCAACCTGAAGTCTAAAGATGGTAAGCCATTGGTGAACACATTCAGACCAGTGCAGCCTCGTAAAGGGCGGGTTGTGTATAGATCCCACTCTGGTGCAGCTGAATCTGCTGTAGTGTTCAGCTTCACTCTCGTTCTGTTGAGTGTAAGTACAACTCTGAGCTGTAATCAACTCTACTAGAGTCGAGCTTGAAGACTCAAAATTCCTCAAAACAGCCCCATTGTCAAAACTAGAGAACCAAAATTATTGAACACAGATGATATGTTATgaaagtttttaaatgttttatttgttcttatGAGTGCAGGAAAGGAAAAAGTAGTTGAAAGGAAAaagttttttgtccttttttgtgGGTATGTTCCTGTTCACATTGTTCATATTTtcagaattgttttattttgttcttttgttgaGGATGCTTCCTGTTTGTCAAATAGATATTTATAAATAGATaattatttttgaatatttataaacattattaataatacccGATTAATAGTCAACTGAACATACTTTTTATAAGTACTTTAATATCAATTACATTTCATTCCCtaacccttgtatggtgttcggGCCTGTGGGacccattttcatttttttatcaattttttaatttatattttataatttttttcacatttatattacataaaGGATGTTCGGGTCCACTGGACCCAGGGCTAAAACGAGTGTGGAAATTGTCAGTCCTGTGTACCTGTGAACTGATTCCATCCAGAAAATGATTCTGGATTgcactaaaaacaaaaatacgaacatcatacaagggttaataGACTTGTGCAGTTGTTCAGTTGTATGgccgatttaaaaaaaaaaaaaaaaggaaagtcaTGGCATTGTAGAATCCAGCTTGGTGGCTTTGTTTgccaaagaaaatgaaaaaaaaaagttttttgtattaatgttgaataaatgttttacagatgcaaaaaaaaaccaaaaaaacactttggtatttattaataaaaattatttgtttgcAAACTGCTTTTGCGTAAGAAAGTCTCATGCACTTGTGTTGAGGTTCTCTCACTGTTAGTGGTGAAATGGCCAGACAATTAGTTGGGCCAGGGGTTGACAAATCAGGGCTGTTTTATGTCgtagagtttttatttgtagtttGTGTATCTATAGCACAACGTGTTACAGATGATCTAATTAGAATCGGGaataagtcaagaagcttttattgtcaactatatatagctgatgcagtacatagatacatgagacatttctccaggaccatggtgctacatagaacaaagacagggaACAACAGAGCTAACGACTTAGGTACGTTAGTCCACAttagtgcatctgtgcaacctggtgcaaacaatgCAGGAtataaaagacagtgcaaactgtgcaaaaaatacagaaatgaacGCTTAATATAATATCAGCAGTTAAATGAGGTATTggaaaaaaatttcaaaaacaGCAATTGACAAATGtgtaagacagcatgtgcaaagatagcaaaaacagtgtttaaGTACAGTAACAGAAAGCAGGTATGTtgaaacatgtaaaataaacaaaacaaaatgcagtaGAAACCTAAATGTCTTTTTATATGTGACATCATTTCACTGGAAGTTGATATACTTGTTAATACTGGCTAGttaagtgcattaatacagaCTAAGGGACACAAGTCCCTTAGtctgtattaatgcacttaaCTAGCCAGTTACTGTAGTTCATCATGCTTAGTTTAGTCAGCCACCATGTTTTAATCTGATCAAAAGATTTTTTGTTTGGGTAGCACATTGGCACTGATATGCAGGCGTTTCTCTGGTGTCAGCATTAGTGTCTAACTACAGAGATTTGTGTTGTCCTTCTTTTAACTCATTTGAACTCAGCTAGTGTAATCTTTAATAGGACAAGAGTCTGATATACTGATGTAGTTCCAACAGTTTCCCAGTAGATGTCAGCAAGCCTATGTTAAAGATTGTACTTTCTGCAGGCTGTACAGTGACCTTTCCCACAGGCTCAAACCACATTTAACCTTTCAAGTAACCATCACGAGACACATAAATTCTCCATGCTGCAGTAGATAGGAACCCTAAAGATAAAAACACAAGTGTAGTGAGACTCTATGCTAGTGAACCTTTCAACATAACACTACAGGCAGCATTGCAGATATGAAAGTATTTAGCTAATGTTCCAGTTAAGGCCATAATGCTAGAACTAGACTTAAAGTTTCACGTTAcctatattaaattattaataaactttTCCAGCTGTGTTTCCCTAACCTttcttgcatttattaaaaaatgagaaacagaATGACAATTTTTGAGACTATAATATTGCTGAGCATTTTGTAACTTCAAACCTTCGAACTTAAAATAGTaagaacatacacacaatataaattTACTTAACTGTCATAGTACTAACACTGGGGTGGCACACTCAAGGGGATGTATATATATCATGATACAAAACAATCAGGCAATGAGCATGAGCTACGTTGGAATAACCAACATTGTATTCTTCACCGGGTTAATTTTCTAGTtcatttatagtttatttaaagCAGAGAGCATTAAGAACTGCCATCTGAGTAGTAAAATCAATACTGACTATAAAGATCACATTAATGATAAAATGAGACACATTAGACAGTTAATTGAAGACATCAGACTATGTAAGGAGACATGTCCTGAGAAGAAAACTGTACTGGAAGTAAATGTATTCACTGTGGCAAGTAATCAGGACTAAATAA includes the following:
- the LOC113637228 gene encoding carbonic anhydrase 4-like isoform X1 is translated as MTGLLLISLLALVFKSCICEDWCYQSQMSCEQPCKGPAAWNEVNAVCGGNKQSPINIVTKKTKMDASLTAFKFTGYSELFTSNLKNNGQTVFLDIPLGATLSGGNLSNTYKAVQLDFHWGSSSSPGSEHTLDGDQYPMELHILHIKDKYITVDEALSDPTGQAILGFFFEESATENKEYRAFIAALTNVQDAESQTDLDISLNKLILSETKLRDYYRYEGSQTIPGCSETAIWTMFKEPIPLSTTQLAAFFNLKSKDGKPLVNTFRPVQPRKGRVVYRSHSGAAESAVVFSFTLVLLSVSTTLSCNQLY
- the LOC113637228 gene encoding carbonic anhydrase 4-like isoform X2, producing MTRLLLISLLALVFKSCICEDWCYQSQMSCEQPCKGPAAWNEVNAVCGGNKQSPINIVTKKTKMDASLTAFKFTGYSELFTSNLKNNGQTVFLDIPLGATLSGGNLSNTYKAVQLDFHWGSSSSPGSEHTLDGDQYPMELHILHIKDKYITVDEALSDPTGQAILGFFFEESATENKEYRAFIAALTNVQDAESQTDLDISLNKLILSETKLRDYYRYEGSQTIPGCSETAIWTMFKEPIPLSTTQLAAFFNLKSKDGKPLVNTFRPVQPRKGRVVYRSHSGAAESAVVFSFTLVLLSVSTTLSCNQLY